A region from the Corynebacterium halotolerans YIM 70093 = DSM 44683 genome encodes:
- the fkpA gene encoding FKBP-type peptidyl-prolyl cis-trans isomerase FkpA has product MEKPQIEAQTGPAPQELVSVDLVVGEGDEAQPGGLVEVHYVGVDYESGQEFDSSWDRGQSIEFPLTGLIAGWQEGIPGMRVGGRRQLTIPPEKAYGPAGGGHPLSGRTLVFIIDLISVG; this is encoded by the coding sequence ATGGAAAAGCCGCAGATCGAAGCCCAGACCGGCCCCGCGCCGCAGGAGCTGGTCTCCGTCGACCTGGTCGTGGGTGAGGGCGACGAGGCGCAGCCGGGTGGCCTCGTCGAGGTCCACTACGTCGGCGTCGACTACGAGTCGGGCCAGGAGTTCGACTCCTCCTGGGACCGTGGCCAGTCCATCGAGTTCCCGCTCACCGGACTCATCGCCGGCTGGCAGGAGGGCATTCCGGGCATGCGCGTGGGTGGTCGCCGTCAGCTGACCATCCCGCCGGAGAAGGCCTACGGCCCGGCCGGCGGCGGGCACCCGCTGTCCGGCCGCACGCTGGTCTTCATCATCGACCTCATCAGCGTCGGCTGA
- a CDS encoding aldo/keto reductase — protein sequence MNISAVPTVTLNDGTEMPQIGLGTWKLHDDEAVRVVREAIAAGYRHIDTAALYGNEEAVGRGIRDAIAAGDVTRDELFVTTKLLNEDQGSQRAQEAFRESLGRLGLEYIDLYMVHWPWPQRGLYVESFEAIAKLQGLGVVQSVGVANFYEEVLRELIERTGVFPAVNQVELHPGFSQAGLRALHEELGIVTEAWAPLGRGIVLMNPVLDDIAIRVGRTPAQVALRWLLQLGCSAVPKTAHAGRLAANLDLASFKLTRDQMDAITALDDAAGFGRIFADPREYPGEVG from the coding sequence ATGAACATTTCTGCCGTCCCCACCGTGACCCTCAATGACGGAACCGAGATGCCCCAGATCGGCCTGGGCACCTGGAAGCTGCATGACGACGAAGCCGTGCGCGTCGTGCGCGAGGCCATCGCCGCGGGCTACCGGCACATCGACACCGCCGCCCTCTACGGCAACGAGGAGGCGGTCGGCCGCGGCATCCGCGACGCCATCGCGGCCGGTGACGTCACCCGGGACGAGCTTTTCGTCACCACGAAGCTGTTGAACGAGGATCAGGGGTCCCAGCGCGCCCAGGAGGCCTTCCGTGAGTCCCTGGGACGGTTGGGGCTCGAATACATCGACCTGTACATGGTGCACTGGCCCTGGCCCCAGCGTGGGCTGTACGTGGAGAGCTTCGAGGCGATCGCGAAGCTCCAGGGGCTCGGTGTCGTGCAGTCCGTGGGGGTGGCCAACTTCTACGAGGAGGTGCTGCGCGAACTCATCGAGCGCACCGGGGTGTTTCCCGCTGTCAACCAGGTCGAGCTGCATCCCGGCTTCTCCCAGGCCGGGCTGCGCGCCCTCCATGAGGAGCTGGGCATCGTCACCGAGGCCTGGGCCCCGCTGGGCCGCGGCATCGTGCTGATGAACCCGGTCCTGGACGATATCGCGATCCGGGTGGGTAGGACCCCGGCGCAGGTCGCGCTGCGTTGGCTGCTGCAGCTCGGCTGCTCGGCGGTGCCGAAGACCGCTCATGCGGGGCGACTGGCGGCCAACCTGGATCTGGCGTCCTTCAAGCTCACCCGCGACCAGATGGACGCGATCACCGCGCTCGACGACGCCGCGGGCTTCGGCCGCATCTTCGCCGACCCGCGGGAGTACCCGGGTGAGGTGGGGTGA
- a CDS encoding DUF485 domain-containing protein has protein sequence MQASPQFGKLRKTYRSFTFPMSVAFFIWYIAYVLTATYFPEQMGQPFLGLNVGLWLGLAQFLTTFLITYIYVVYANKNIEPQAAEIREEMEG, from the coding sequence ATGCAGGCCAGCCCCCAGTTCGGGAAGCTGCGCAAGACCTACCGGTCCTTCACCTTCCCTATGTCGGTGGCGTTCTTCATCTGGTACATCGCCTACGTTCTCACCGCCACGTACTTCCCTGAGCAGATGGGACAGCCCTTCCTGGGGCTGAACGTCGGTCTCTGGCTGGGGCTGGCCCAGTTCCTGACGACCTTTCTCATCACCTATATCTATGTGGTTTACGCCAACAAGAACATTGAGCCGCAGGCGGCCGAGATCCGCGAAGAGATGGAGGGCTAG
- a CDS encoding solute symporter family protein, protein MNTTHLAQEASTGNPILNIAVFVVFIVVTMTVVMRAGKTTKEASDFYTGGATFTGTQNGLAIAGDYLSAASFLGIVGAIALNGYDGFLYSIGFFVAWLVALLLVAEPLRNVGRFTMADVLSFRLRQKPVRMAAAFGTLFVTLFYLIAQMAGAGSLVSVLLDLHGFAQQATVIAVVGVIMIAYVLIGGMKGTTYVQMIKAVLLVAGVGVMTVLCFVAIRGGMGTLLQEAVNTHAASDAIQAAGYEPEAILQPGLKYGNTAMQQLDFVSLGLSLVLGTAGLPHVLMRFYTVPTAREARKSVTWAIVLIGSFYLMTLVLGYAAGALVGPDRILSAPGGANAAAPLLALELGGSIFMALISAVAFATVLAVVAGLAITASASVGRDIYDAVLRDGKSSEEEQVRVSRITVVVIGIASIILGILAMEQNVAFLVSLAFAIAASANLPTILFSLYWKKFNTTGAVASMYTGLTAALVLIFFSPAVSGAETAMVPGADWSFFPLTSPGLVSIPLAFLAGIIGTYLGKPDNLDHLAAEMEVRSLTGVGVEAPVDH, encoded by the coding sequence ATGAACACCACCCACCTGGCCCAGGAGGCCAGCACCGGTAACCCGATTCTCAACATCGCCGTCTTCGTCGTCTTCATCGTCGTCACCATGACCGTGGTCATGCGGGCCGGCAAGACGACGAAGGAGGCCTCCGACTTCTACACCGGTGGCGCGACCTTCACCGGCACCCAGAACGGCCTCGCCATTGCGGGTGACTACCTCTCCGCGGCGTCCTTCCTCGGTATCGTCGGCGCGATCGCGCTGAACGGTTACGACGGCTTCCTCTACTCCATCGGCTTCTTCGTCGCCTGGCTAGTGGCCCTGCTGCTCGTCGCCGAGCCGCTGCGTAACGTCGGTCGCTTCACCATGGCGGACGTGCTGTCCTTCCGCCTGCGCCAGAAGCCGGTCCGCATGGCCGCCGCCTTCGGCACCCTGTTCGTGACGCTGTTCTACCTCATCGCCCAGATGGCCGGTGCCGGTTCCCTGGTCTCCGTCCTCCTGGACCTGCACGGCTTCGCCCAGCAGGCCACCGTCATCGCGGTCGTCGGCGTCATCATGATCGCCTACGTCCTCATCGGCGGCATGAAGGGCACGACCTACGTCCAGATGATCAAGGCGGTCCTCCTCGTCGCTGGTGTCGGCGTCATGACGGTCCTGTGCTTCGTCGCCATCCGCGGCGGCATGGGCACCCTCCTGCAGGAGGCGGTCAACACGCACGCCGCCTCCGACGCCATCCAGGCGGCCGGCTACGAGCCCGAGGCCATCCTCCAGCCGGGCCTGAAGTACGGAAATACCGCGATGCAGCAGCTCGACTTCGTCTCCCTGGGCCTGTCCCTGGTGCTCGGTACCGCCGGTCTGCCGCACGTGCTGATGCGCTTCTACACGGTCCCGACCGCCCGCGAGGCACGCAAGTCCGTCACCTGGGCCATCGTTCTCATCGGCTCCTTCTACCTGATGACCCTGGTCCTCGGCTACGCCGCCGGCGCCCTCGTCGGTCCGGACCGTATCCTCAGTGCCCCCGGTGGTGCGAACGCCGCGGCCCCGCTGCTCGCCCTCGAACTCGGTGGCAGCATCTTCATGGCGCTGATCTCCGCGGTCGCCTTCGCCACGGTCCTCGCGGTCGTCGCCGGCCTCGCCATCACGGCCTCCGCCTCCGTTGGCCGTGACATCTACGACGCCGTACTCCGCGACGGCAAGTCGTCCGAGGAGGAGCAGGTCCGCGTCTCCCGTATCACGGTCGTCGTCATCGGCATCGCGTCCATCATCCTGGGCATCCTGGCCATGGAGCAGAACGTCGCCTTCCTGGTGTCCCTGGCTTTCGCCATCGCCGCCTCCGCGAATCTGCCGACCATCCTGTTCTCCCTCTACTGGAAGAAGTTCAACACCACCGGCGCCGTGGCCTCCATGTACACCGGCCTCACCGCCGCCCTGGTCCTCATCTTCTTCTCCCCGGCGGTCTCCGGTGCCGAGACCGCCATGGTTCCGGGCGCCGACTGGTCCTTCTTCCCGCTGACCAGCCCGGGCCTGGTGTCCATCCCGCTCGCCTTCCTGGCCGGCATCATCGGCACCTACCTCGGTAAGCCGGACAACCTGGACCACCTCGCCGCCGAGATGGAGGTCCGCTCCCTCACCGGTGTCGGTGTCGAGGCCCCGGTCGACCACTAG
- a CDS encoding DUF1906 domain-containing protein yields the protein MSSDHPTRSLSRRSLLRAAAVAVAAGGIGAAATRNAPAAHALGPVLGTVIDYSAGVPGAAAVRNAGHLGAVRYVSQRRPGAEWMLGKPVTLGETQAMAAHGLQTASVYQFGRAETADWKRGALGAAEHAPQAIALHKAAGGPTGRPIYVAIDDNPTWAQYTGLIRPYLQAFQAALSLAGYQTGVYGNYHVIDWAINDGIGEFFWMHDWGSGGRIHPRTTIHQLPIAQQRMIDGITVDINNVYAHDWGQWTPGQDAPNPLSGIPAPSSIPDINLNVPGVPGGSSISGPQIEAVVNQFLRG from the coding sequence ATGTCCTCTGACCACCCCACCCGCTCTCTCAGCCGCCGGTCCCTGCTCCGCGCCGCCGCCGTCGCCGTGGCCGCCGGTGGCATCGGTGCCGCCGCAACCCGGAACGCCCCGGCCGCCCACGCCCTCGGCCCCGTTCTCGGCACCGTCATCGACTACTCGGCCGGCGTCCCCGGTGCCGCCGCCGTCAGGAACGCAGGCCACCTGGGCGCCGTCCGGTATGTCTCCCAGCGCCGCCCCGGCGCGGAGTGGATGCTGGGCAAGCCGGTGACCCTGGGTGAGACCCAGGCGATGGCCGCCCACGGGCTGCAGACCGCGTCCGTCTACCAGTTCGGCCGCGCCGAGACCGCCGACTGGAAGCGGGGCGCCCTCGGTGCCGCCGAGCACGCGCCGCAGGCCATCGCGCTGCACAAGGCGGCCGGCGGACCCACCGGCCGCCCGATCTACGTCGCCATCGACGACAACCCCACCTGGGCCCAGTACACCGGCCTGATCCGCCCGTACCTGCAGGCCTTCCAGGCGGCGCTGAGCCTGGCTGGTTATCAGACGGGCGTGTACGGCAACTACCACGTCATTGACTGGGCCATCAACGACGGCATCGGCGAGTTCTTCTGGATGCACGACTGGGGCTCCGGCGGCCGCATCCACCCGCGCACCACCATTCACCAGCTGCCGATCGCCCAGCAGCGGATGATCGACGGGATCACGGTCGACATCAATAACGTCTACGCCCATGACTGGGGCCAGTGGACCCCCGGCCAGGACGCCCCGAACCCGCTGTCCGGCATTCCGGCCCCGTCGTCCATCCCCGACATCAACCTCAACGTACCGGGCGTTCCCGGCGGTTCCTCGATCTCCGGCCCGCAGATCGAGGCCGTGGTCAACCAGTTCCTCCGCGGCTGA
- a CDS encoding PQQ-dependent sugar dehydrogenase — translation MSRPRVFRALLPLLVAGPLAVACAAEPGNSATAVSSTASTGSSSSSGSSSSEETLLRLGEPRDLATGLQAPWSIALTDAGEILLSERDTARILQVLPDGGTRVVGTLDDVVARGEGGLLGLAVADGFLYSYATGPDGNRVTRHLLEDSPEGPVLGAEEEILAGIPSATTHNGGRLAFGPDGMLYISTGDSSEPALAQDPESLAGKILRVTPDGSVPEDNPFPGSPVYSLGHRNVQGLAWGADGTFYASEFGASTWDELNIITPGGNYGWPAAEGPGGGEGHIDPVAWWNTADASPSGIAVTGDTVMSANLRGNVLRAVDTNDPARQQQFFGGELGRLRDVAVSPEGDLLVLTNNTDGRGNPREGDDRLLVVPVS, via the coding sequence ATGAGCCGACCCCGCGTCTTCCGTGCCCTTCTCCCTCTCCTGGTGGCCGGGCCGCTCGCGGTCGCCTGCGCCGCCGAGCCCGGCAACTCCGCCACGGCCGTGTCCTCCACGGCTTCCACGGGTTCGTCCAGTTCATCGGGCTCCTCGTCATCGGAGGAGACGCTGCTTCGCCTGGGCGAGCCGCGGGATCTGGCCACGGGGCTGCAGGCCCCCTGGTCGATCGCGCTGACCGACGCCGGCGAAATCCTGCTCAGCGAACGCGACACCGCACGCATCCTGCAGGTGCTTCCCGACGGCGGCACCCGCGTCGTCGGCACGCTTGACGACGTCGTGGCCCGCGGCGAGGGCGGGCTGCTCGGCCTGGCCGTCGCGGATGGTTTCCTCTACTCTTACGCCACTGGCCCGGACGGCAACCGGGTGACCCGGCACCTGCTCGAGGACTCCCCGGAGGGCCCCGTGCTCGGCGCGGAGGAGGAGATCCTGGCGGGCATTCCCTCGGCCACCACCCACAACGGCGGGCGCCTGGCCTTCGGCCCCGACGGGATGCTCTACATCTCCACCGGCGACTCCTCCGAACCCGCGCTGGCGCAGGACCCGGAGTCGCTGGCCGGCAAGATTCTGCGGGTGACCCCGGACGGTTCGGTGCCGGAAGACAACCCCTTCCCGGGCTCCCCCGTCTACAGTCTCGGCCACCGCAACGTGCAGGGTCTGGCCTGGGGCGCGGACGGCACCTTCTACGCCTCCGAGTTCGGGGCGAGCACCTGGGATGAACTCAACATCATCACCCCGGGCGGCAACTACGGCTGGCCCGCCGCCGAGGGCCCCGGGGGCGGGGAAGGGCACATCGATCCCGTCGCCTGGTGGAACACCGCCGACGCCAGCCCGAGCGGTATCGCCGTCACCGGTGACACGGTGATGAGCGCCAACCTGCGTGGCAACGTGCTGCGCGCCGTGGACACCAACGATCCGGCACGGCAGCAGCAGTTCTTCGGCGGGGAGCTGGGGCGCCTGCGCGACGTCGCCGTCTCCCCCGAGGGGGATCTGCTGGTGCTGACCAACAACACCGACGGCCGGGGCAACCCCCGCGAGGGCGATGACCGGCTGCTGGTCGTGCCGGTGAGCTAG
- a CDS encoding mycoredoxin, producing MAENTENTGNTTEQQHVTIYVTDWCPFCKNLRKRLDRTETPYTLIDVEADDEAAAWVESVNDGNRVVPTVRYSDGSHATNPEASAVRRKLEELTA from the coding sequence ATGGCCGAGAACACTGAGAACACCGGGAACACCACCGAGCAGCAGCACGTGACCATCTACGTCACCGACTGGTGCCCCTTCTGCAAGAACCTCCGCAAGCGCCTGGACCGCACGGAGACCCCCTACACGCTCATCGACGTGGAGGCCGACGACGAGGCCGCCGCCTGGGTCGAGTCCGTCAACGACGGCAACCGGGTCGTGCCCACCGTCCGTTACTCCGACGGCTCCCACGCCACCAACCCGGAGGCCTCCGCCGTGCGCCGCAAGCTCGAGGAACTCACGGCCTGA
- a CDS encoding dihydrofolate reductase, whose protein sequence is MLGAIWAQSLDGIIGDGSGMPWHLPEDLAHFREITTGHPVIMGRRTWTSLPERFRPLPGRINYVLTTREAGDWSEGARVVGDLPDPTLLPDSPEVWIMGGGQVYAATIDEVDVLEITLVGVQLGEALGDRAVHAPEIPAEFGMVSDTDWLTSERGRLAVGENTGSELPLKYRFLRYERKEAA, encoded by the coding sequence ATGCTCGGCGCCATCTGGGCCCAGTCGCTCGACGGCATCATCGGCGACGGATCCGGGATGCCCTGGCACCTCCCCGAGGACCTGGCCCACTTCCGCGAGATCACCACCGGCCACCCCGTGATCATGGGGCGGCGCACCTGGACGAGCCTGCCGGAGCGGTTCCGGCCGCTGCCCGGGCGGATCAACTACGTGCTGACCACCCGGGAGGCCGGCGACTGGTCCGAGGGGGCGCGGGTGGTCGGCGACCTACCCGATCCCACCCTCCTGCCCGACTCCCCCGAGGTGTGGATCATGGGTGGCGGGCAGGTCTACGCCGCCACCATCGACGAGGTCGACGTCCTGGAGATCACCCTCGTGGGCGTCCAGCTGGGCGAGGCGCTCGGCGACCGGGCCGTCCACGCCCCGGAGATCCCCGCCGAGTTCGGAATGGTCTCCGACACCGACTGGTTGACCTCCGAGCGGGGTCGGCTCGCCGTCGGGGAGAACACCGGCAGCGAACTACCGTTGAAATACCGCTTTCTGCGGTACGAGAGAAAGGAGGCCGCATAA
- a CDS encoding thymidylate synthase — MTASIPTPYEDLLRRIVDEGAEKGDRTGTGTTSVFGAQLRYNLADSFPLLTTKKVHFHSVVGELLWFLRGDSNVRWLQDNNIRIWNEWADSDGELGPVYGVQWRSWPTPDGRHIDQIAQALETLKNNPDSRRNIVSAWNVSELENMALPPCHLLFQLYVADGKLSCQLYQRSADMFLGVPFNIASYALLTHMFAQQAGLDVGEFIWTGGDCHIYDNHREQVAEQLTREPRPYPQLELRRADSIFDYTFDDISVVGYDPHPLIKGKVAV, encoded by the coding sequence ATGACAGCCTCCATCCCCACCCCCTACGAGGACCTGCTGCGCCGCATCGTCGATGAGGGCGCGGAGAAGGGCGACCGCACCGGCACCGGCACCACCAGTGTGTTCGGTGCCCAGCTGCGCTACAACCTCGCCGACTCCTTCCCCCTGCTGACCACCAAGAAGGTGCACTTCCACTCGGTGGTCGGCGAGCTGCTGTGGTTCCTGCGCGGCGACTCCAACGTGCGGTGGCTGCAGGACAACAACATCCGCATCTGGAACGAGTGGGCCGACTCCGACGGCGAGCTCGGCCCGGTCTACGGCGTGCAGTGGCGAAGCTGGCCCACCCCCGACGGCCGTCACATCGACCAGATCGCGCAGGCGCTGGAGACGCTGAAGAACAACCCGGACTCGCGCCGCAACATCGTCTCCGCCTGGAACGTCTCCGAGCTGGAGAACATGGCCCTGCCGCCGTGCCACCTGCTGTTCCAGCTGTACGTGGCCGACGGCAAGCTGTCCTGCCAGCTCTACCAGCGCAGCGCGGACATGTTCCTCGGCGTGCCCTTCAACATCGCCTCCTACGCCCTGCTGACGCACATGTTCGCCCAGCAGGCCGGGCTCGACGTCGGGGAGTTCATCTGGACCGGCGGCGACTGCCACATCTACGACAACCACCGCGAGCAGGTGGCCGAGCAGCTCACCCGCGAACCGCGCCCCTACCCGCAGCTCGAGCTGCGCAGGGCGGACAGCATCTTCGACTACACCTTCGACGACATCTCAGTGGTGGGCTACGACCCGCACCCGCTGATCAAGGGCAAGGTCGCGGTCTGA
- a CDS encoding 3'(2'),5'-bisphosphate nucleotidase CysQ has translation MTAQIDDARLTSLLAQGTGDILKGVRTVGLLRGRNLGDAGDDLAQNWIARVLEQHRPEDGFLSEEAADNPKRLSKDRVWIIDPLDGTKEFATGRQDWAVHIALVEDGQPTHAAVALPDLGVVFHSDEARAVSGPFARKITISHNRPPQVADHIAGKLGFETVPLGSAGAKAMHVLLGDYDAYVHAGGQYEWDSAAPVGVARAAGLHCSRLDGTELSYNNRDTYLPDLLICRPEVADDILALAAGYLEAHGRY, from the coding sequence ATGACTGCCCAGATTGACGACGCCCGCCTGACCTCCCTGTTGGCGCAGGGCACCGGCGATATCCTCAAGGGCGTGCGGACCGTCGGACTGCTGCGCGGACGCAACCTCGGGGACGCCGGTGACGACCTCGCCCAGAACTGGATCGCGCGCGTTCTCGAGCAGCACCGCCCCGAGGACGGTTTCCTCTCCGAGGAGGCCGCCGACAACCCGAAGCGGCTGAGCAAGGACCGGGTCTGGATCATCGACCCGCTCGACGGCACCAAGGAGTTCGCCACCGGCCGCCAGGACTGGGCCGTGCACATCGCGCTGGTGGAGGACGGCCAGCCCACGCACGCGGCCGTCGCCCTGCCGGATCTGGGCGTGGTCTTCCACTCCGACGAGGCGCGCGCCGTCTCCGGCCCGTTCGCCCGGAAGATCACCATCTCCCACAACCGCCCGCCGCAGGTGGCCGATCACATCGCCGGGAAGCTGGGCTTCGAGACCGTCCCCCTCGGCTCCGCCGGCGCCAAGGCCATGCACGTGCTGCTGGGCGACTACGACGCCTACGTCCACGCCGGCGGCCAGTACGAGTGGGACTCGGCCGCCCCGGTGGGCGTGGCCCGGGCGGCCGGGCTGCACTGCTCCCGCCTCGACGGCACCGAGCTGAGCTACAACAACCGCGACACCTACCTGCCGGACCTGCTCATCTGCCGCCCCGAGGTGGCCGATGACATCCTGGCCCTGGCCGCCGGGTATCTCGAGGCCCACGGCCGCTACTGA